The sequence GGAAACTGCCCTTGCGGAATTACGAGAAAAAGCCGGCAAATTAAGCCCAGAGCGCGAAGAAAATGGGGAAAATACTTCTTCTTACACTCAAGAGTCTTCAATTTTGGTTTTTTGTGTGGGAGAAAACGGTTTAGACTTAGCTCGACAACTGGATATTCCACCAGAGAGGCTGGTCAAAACCGCCAACTGGTTGGGGCCAATGTTAGTAGAGGCGATCGTTCAGGGCGTTAAAGGAATTTTATTATTTGGCTACCACGGTAAGCTGATTAAATTGGCTGGTGGCATTTTTCACACTCACCATCATCTTGCTGACGGACGCTTGGAAATTCTTACCGCTCACTGCGCCCAAGTGGGTTTACCGACACCCGCCTTACAAAAGGTATTTACTAGCGCAACAGCTGAAGACGCTTTGAAATATCTGCGCGATTTGGATGCCCAAAGCGCCAGCAATTGGGTCAATTTAGTTTATAGTTCGATCGCCCTCGCAATCGATAAGCGATCCCAAGCTTACATTCGCACTCACACCGAAAAAAATGTTTGCGTGGGATCGGTTTTGTTTGACCGCGATCGTCAGATCTTTGTCAAAAGTGAAATGGGTTATGCCTTGCTGTCTGCATTGCTGGGTCTTCATACGGCGATCTGCAATTAGTCATGTTAAGTAGTGGGCAGAATTAAACTGTGAGAAATGCTTAATAGTTAATTACCGATCGTCGCTCACTGCTGATAACCAAAAAGAAAAGTAATCAGCGCAGTTCAGTATGGAAAAGCTTCACTCATTTTGTAGTTAAGTCTATATTTTTATAGACACCCAAGCTGGGTTTGAGGGATAATTTGGAATGCCTGACAAAGGTCACTCAGGTCAAATCTGAGATGATAACTAAA comes from Aerosakkonema funiforme FACHB-1375 and encodes:
- the cbiD gene encoding cobalt-precorrin-5B (C(1))-methyltransferase CbiD, which gives rise to MTLTRSGYTLPVFACAGAIAALLWLKERKSVPSVSVDLIEPSQIVEIPIEQVSGINEGEALAITRSDPGDNLDLTRNTPIWTLVEFCQEAEEQIVIKGGEGIGRIVDASGEAAIYRYAKRLLRQNLEPLLELESKIQVTIVLPEGRSLAKRTSNAAFGVVDGLSLLGTTGISEPLSAPGHLETALAELREKAGKLSPEREENGENTSSYTQESSILVFCVGENGLDLARQLDIPPERLVKTANWLGPMLVEAIVQGVKGILLFGYHGKLIKLAGGIFHTHHHLADGRLEILTAHCAQVGLPTPALQKVFTSATAEDALKYLRDLDAQSASNWVNLVYSSIALAIDKRSQAYIRTHTEKNVCVGSVLFDRDRQIFVKSEMGYALLSALLGLHTAICN